A region from the Variovorax sp. V93 genome encodes:
- a CDS encoding LysR substrate-binding domain-containing protein, with translation METAYLQSFLLVVESGSMSEAARRLDLTPAAVAQQIRTLERELGAPLLARAGRTVQPTEAGHQLVQRARNLLREVNDIKALLGSDAAGGELLVGTINTAIHSLLPDILARFVKTHPGVKVFLQSGTTATLYKAVQQGELDAAVCLYPPYVLAKTFDWSLLREEPLVLLAPSRLARRDPHELLRTSPLIRYDRNLGGGKQADRYLRAAGIVPQERFELSSLLAIAMMVDRGLGVSLVPDIASPLLDGQRVAKIALPLPSQPRRFGVLWQRASPRLRLIQGFVDSARMVTEGKPRGTTHK, from the coding sequence ATGGAAACAGCCTATCTGCAAAGCTTTCTTCTGGTGGTGGAATCGGGCTCCATGTCGGAGGCCGCGCGCCGCCTCGACCTGACGCCCGCGGCCGTGGCGCAGCAGATCCGCACGCTGGAACGCGAACTGGGCGCCCCGCTGCTGGCGCGCGCCGGCCGCACGGTGCAGCCCACCGAGGCCGGGCACCAGCTGGTGCAGCGGGCCCGCAACCTGCTGCGCGAGGTGAACGACATCAAGGCGCTGCTCGGCAGCGACGCGGCTGGCGGCGAGCTGCTGGTCGGCACCATCAACACGGCCATCCACAGCCTGCTGCCGGACATCCTCGCGCGCTTCGTGAAGACGCATCCCGGCGTCAAGGTGTTCCTGCAGTCGGGCACCACGGCCACGCTCTACAAGGCGGTGCAGCAGGGCGAGCTCGACGCGGCCGTGTGCCTCTACCCGCCCTATGTGCTTGCCAAGACCTTCGACTGGTCGCTGCTGCGCGAGGAGCCGCTGGTGCTGCTGGCGCCGAGCCGCCTCGCGCGGCGCGATCCGCACGAGCTGCTGCGGACCTCGCCGCTCATCCGCTACGACCGCAACCTGGGCGGCGGCAAGCAGGCCGACCGCTACCTGCGCGCCGCGGGCATCGTGCCGCAGGAGCGCTTCGAACTCAGCTCGCTGCTGGCCATTGCCATGATGGTCGACCGCGGCCTGGGCGTCTCGCTGGTGCCCGACATCGCCTCGCCGCTGCTTGACGGCCAGCGCGTCGCGAAGATCGCGCTGCCGCTGCCTTCGCAGCCGCGGCGCTTCGGCGTCCTGTGGCAGCGCGCATCGCCGCGCCTGCGGTTGATCCAGGGCTTTGTCGACAGCGCGCGGATGGTGACCGAAGGGAAGCCGCGCGGCACGACCCACAAATGA
- a CDS encoding BMP family ABC transporter substrate-binding protein, producing MNDLNKRSLLKLAALTAVASAALIGCGKKEEAAAPAAAPAPAPAPAAAAPAPAAPLNIAFAYIGPVGDGGWTFAHDNGRKALEKEFGDKIKTTFVESVPEGADAERVFRDMVGQGNKLIFGTTFGYMEPMLKVATDSKDVKFEHATGYKTAENMRTYDSRTYEGAYMAGVIAGAMTKSNTLGVVGSVPIPEVLRNINSFTLGAQSVNPKITTKVVWVNEWFSPPKETEAATALINGGADVLFQNTDSPAVLKTAQEKGKRAFGWDSDMTAYGPKAHLASATINWAPYYIKATQDALDGKWATGQSWWGVKEGAIDIVSIAEDVPAETKAKVEEVKKGLKDGSFVIWKGPILGQDGKEVVAKDAVADDKFLSGVNFYVKGVEGKVPGGDKK from the coding sequence ATGAATGATCTGAACAAGCGCTCCCTGCTCAAGCTGGCCGCCCTCACGGCGGTCGCTTCGGCGGCCCTGATCGGCTGCGGCAAGAAAGAAGAAGCGGCTGCACCGGCTGCGGCCCCCGCACCGGCGCCGGCACCCGCTGCCGCCGCACCGGCACCGGCGGCGCCGCTCAACATCGCATTCGCATACATCGGCCCGGTGGGCGACGGCGGCTGGACCTTCGCGCACGACAACGGCCGCAAGGCGCTCGAGAAGGAATTCGGCGACAAGATCAAGACCACCTTCGTCGAGAGCGTGCCCGAGGGCGCTGACGCCGAGCGCGTGTTCCGCGACATGGTCGGGCAGGGCAACAAGCTGATCTTCGGCACCACCTTCGGCTACATGGAGCCGATGCTCAAGGTGGCCACCGACAGCAAGGACGTGAAGTTCGAGCATGCCACCGGCTACAAGACCGCCGAGAACATGCGCACCTACGACAGCCGCACCTATGAAGGCGCCTACATGGCCGGCGTCATTGCCGGTGCCATGACCAAGAGCAACACGCTCGGCGTGGTCGGCTCGGTGCCGATTCCCGAGGTGCTGCGCAACATCAACAGCTTCACGCTGGGCGCGCAGTCGGTCAACCCGAAGATCACCACCAAGGTGGTGTGGGTGAACGAATGGTTCAGCCCGCCCAAGGAAACCGAAGCCGCCACCGCCCTCATCAACGGCGGCGCCGACGTGCTGTTCCAGAACACCGACTCGCCGGCCGTGCTCAAGACCGCGCAGGAAAAGGGCAAGCGCGCCTTCGGCTGGGATTCGGACATGACCGCCTACGGCCCCAAGGCCCACCTGGCCTCGGCCACCATCAACTGGGCGCCGTACTACATCAAGGCCACGCAGGACGCGCTCGACGGCAAGTGGGCCACGGGCCAGAGCTGGTGGGGCGTGAAGGAAGGCGCCATCGACATCGTCTCGATCGCCGAGGACGTGCCGGCCGAAACCAAGGCCAAGGTCGAGGAAGTGAAGAAGGGCCTGAAGGACGGCAGCTTCGTGATCTGGAAGGGCCCGATCCTGGGCCAGGACGGCAAGGAAGTGGTTGCCAAGGATGCCGTGGCCGACGACAAGTTCCTCTCGGGCGTGAACTTCTACGTCAAGGGCGTCGAAGGCAAGGTGCCGGGCGGGGACAAGAAGTAA
- a CDS encoding ABC transporter permease, which produces MDSYALLLGSTLSAGTVLAIAALGLLINEKAGIVNLGAEGMMLCAAIAGFATVVITHNPWLGFLAGMAAGALLAAFFGVLVIWLNTNQYATGLALSLFGVGFSAFVGINFVQAKLPESVSYAVPVLGDIPLVGPALFRHHPMVYFAVVLTFGLIWFLYRTRAGLVLRSVGESPESAHALGYPVRRIRFMAVIAGGALCGLAGAYLSTVYTPLWVEGMVAGRGWIALALTTFATWRPMRVLLGAYLFGGVSMLGFHLQSSGVDVPPQFLSMLQYIAPIVVLALISRNPAFIRINMPASIGKPFYPGS; this is translated from the coding sequence ATGGACAGCTACGCACTCCTGCTGGGCTCCACCCTGAGCGCCGGCACCGTGCTCGCGATTGCGGCATTGGGCCTCCTCATCAACGAAAAGGCCGGCATCGTCAACCTGGGTGCCGAGGGCATGATGCTCTGCGCCGCCATCGCCGGCTTTGCGACGGTCGTCATCACGCACAACCCCTGGCTCGGCTTCCTGGCCGGCATGGCGGCCGGCGCACTGCTTGCGGCCTTCTTCGGCGTGCTGGTGATCTGGCTCAACACCAACCAGTACGCCACGGGGCTCGCGCTCAGCCTGTTCGGCGTCGGCTTCTCCGCGTTCGTGGGCATCAACTTCGTGCAGGCCAAGCTGCCCGAGAGCGTGTCGTACGCGGTGCCGGTGCTTGGCGACATTCCGCTCGTCGGACCCGCGCTGTTCCGCCACCACCCCATGGTGTACTTCGCCGTGGTGCTGACCTTCGGCCTGATCTGGTTTCTCTACCGCACCCGCGCCGGGCTGGTGCTGCGCTCGGTCGGCGAGTCGCCCGAGTCGGCGCATGCGCTGGGCTATCCGGTGCGGCGCATCCGCTTCATGGCGGTGATCGCGGGCGGCGCGCTGTGCGGGCTGGCGGGAGCGTACCTGTCGACCGTCTATACGCCGCTGTGGGTCGAAGGCATGGTCGCGGGCCGCGGCTGGATCGCGCTGGCGCTCACCACCTTTGCCACCTGGCGGCCGATGCGCGTGCTGCTGGGCGCCTACCTGTTCGGCGGCGTCTCGATGCTGGGTTTCCACCTGCAGAGCAGCGGCGTCGACGTGCCGCCGCAGTTCCTCAGCATGCTGCAGTACATCGCGCCCATCGTGGTGCTGGCGCTGATCTCGCGCAACCCGGCCTTCATCCGCATCAACATGCCGGCTTCCATCGGAAAACCGTTCTACCCCGGCTCATAA
- a CDS encoding ABC transporter permease — protein MLKLEPRPELSRFWTFASPILALLITVLIGVALFAALGKDPVKGLLVFFYEPIKSGYAIGELTIKATPLLIIALGLAVCFRSNVWNIGAEGQFVFGAIAAGGVALMADKTTGSWIVVAILVAGTVGGMLWAGIVAFLRDRFNANEILVSLMLVYVATLLLGYMVFGPWKDPQGYNFPQSKTFEAVTQIPRLFKGSRVSIGLIIALLGVGALWVFLFRTRAGFAQQVGGLAPAAARYAGFSARRAIWIALLTSGGAAGLAGALEVAGPLGQLTPYVPAGYGFAAIIVAFVGRLHPVGMVFSAILMSMFYIGGELAQSRLGLPKSLTGVFQGLLLFTLLACDTLIAYRIRRKAAAKAVASSMTTSSLQASTPLTAPAAHSTEGAL, from the coding sequence ATGCTTAAGCTCGAACCCCGCCCGGAGCTGTCGCGCTTCTGGACCTTTGCCTCGCCGATCCTGGCGCTGCTGATCACCGTGCTGATCGGCGTGGCGCTGTTCGCCGCGCTCGGCAAGGACCCGGTCAAGGGCCTGCTGGTGTTCTTCTACGAACCGATCAAGAGCGGCTACGCGATCGGCGAGCTCACCATCAAGGCCACGCCGCTGCTCATCATCGCGCTCGGGTTGGCGGTGTGCTTCCGCTCCAACGTCTGGAACATTGGCGCCGAGGGACAGTTCGTGTTCGGCGCCATTGCCGCGGGCGGCGTCGCGCTGATGGCCGACAAGACCACGGGCTCGTGGATCGTGGTGGCCATCCTCGTTGCGGGCACGGTCGGCGGCATGCTGTGGGCCGGCATCGTGGCCTTCCTGCGCGACCGGTTCAACGCCAACGAAATCCTCGTGAGCCTGATGCTGGTGTACGTGGCGACGCTGCTGCTCGGCTACATGGTGTTCGGTCCCTGGAAGGATCCGCAGGGCTACAATTTTCCGCAATCGAAGACCTTCGAGGCCGTGACGCAGATCCCGCGGCTCTTCAAGGGTTCGCGCGTGAGCATCGGACTGATCATCGCGCTGCTGGGCGTGGGCGCGCTCTGGGTGTTCCTGTTCCGCACGCGGGCCGGTTTCGCTCAGCAGGTCGGCGGGCTCGCGCCGGCGGCCGCGCGCTATGCAGGCTTCTCGGCACGGCGCGCAATCTGGATCGCGCTGCTGACCTCGGGCGGCGCGGCGGGCCTGGCGGGCGCGCTCGAGGTGGCGGGCCCGCTCGGCCAGCTCACGCCCTACGTGCCGGCGGGCTATGGCTTCGCGGCCATCATCGTGGCCTTCGTCGGCCGTCTGCATCCGGTGGGCATGGTGTTCTCGGCCATCCTCATGAGCATGTTCTACATCGGCGGCGAGCTGGCGCAGTCGCGTCTCGGCCTGCCCAAGTCGCTGACGGGCGTGTTCCAGGGTTTGCTGCTCTTCACGCTGCTGGCCTGCGACACGCTCATTGCCTATCGCATCCGCCGCAAGGCGGCTGCGAAGGCGGTGGCCTCCAGCATGACGACGAGTTCGCTGCAAGCCAGCACGCCGTTGACGGCGCCGGCTGCCCATTCGACCGAAGGAGCGCTCTAG
- a CDS encoding ABC transporter ATP-binding protein, which translates to MTTPRLQLANITKRYPAVVANSDISLAVAPGEIHAVLGENGAGKSTLMKIIYGSVKPDEGTVTFDGQPVTLRNPQQARALGISMVFQHFSLFDTLTVAENVWLGLDKSLQLAEVARSITAKASEYGLDIDPSRPVHTLSVGEMQRVEIIRALLTNPKLLILDEPTSVLTPQAVIKLFGVLNKLASEGCSILYISHKLHEIRELCTACTVLRGGKVTGVCNPQNESNESLSRLMIGAEPPPLKHRPVHAGAVALRVNGLALAREDQFGVDLDGISFEVRAGEVVGIAGVSGNGQKELLYTLSGEDVRAEPAMVQVFGKPAGRLRPRARRAMGLHFVPEERLGRGAVPTLGLAHNLLLTRGNAVGRGGWIRTGALERHARAIIERFNVKAGGPNAAARSLSGGNLQKYIVGREIDANPKLFIVSQPTWGVDVGAAALIRGEILALRDAGCAVLVVSEELDELFDISDRLHVIAKGRLSPSIDRAAATLPQIGEWMSGLWEKKNNNKEATHA; encoded by the coding sequence ATGACAACCCCCAGACTCCAGCTCGCGAACATCACCAAGCGCTACCCCGCGGTGGTGGCGAACAGCGACATCTCGCTGGCCGTGGCACCCGGCGAGATCCATGCCGTGCTTGGCGAGAACGGCGCCGGCAAATCGACGCTGATGAAGATCATCTACGGCTCGGTCAAGCCCGACGAAGGCACGGTCACCTTCGACGGCCAGCCCGTCACCCTGCGCAACCCGCAGCAGGCGAGGGCGCTGGGCATCAGCATGGTGTTCCAGCACTTCAGCCTGTTCGACACGCTCACCGTGGCCGAGAACGTGTGGCTGGGCCTGGACAAGTCGCTGCAGCTGGCGGAGGTGGCGCGCAGCATCACGGCCAAGGCCAGCGAATACGGCCTGGACATCGATCCCTCGCGGCCGGTGCACACGCTGTCGGTGGGCGAGATGCAGCGTGTGGAAATCATCCGCGCGCTGCTCACCAACCCCAAGCTGCTGATCCTCGACGAGCCGACCTCGGTGCTCACGCCGCAGGCGGTCATCAAGCTCTTCGGTGTGCTCAACAAGCTGGCGTCGGAAGGTTGCAGCATCCTCTACATCAGCCACAAGCTGCACGAGATCCGCGAGCTGTGCACGGCCTGCACGGTGCTGCGCGGCGGCAAGGTCACGGGCGTGTGCAATCCGCAGAACGAGAGCAACGAGTCGCTCTCGCGGCTGATGATCGGCGCCGAACCGCCGCCGCTCAAGCACCGGCCGGTGCATGCCGGCGCGGTGGCGCTGCGCGTGAACGGGCTCGCGCTGGCGCGCGAGGACCAGTTCGGCGTCGATCTCGACGGCATCTCGTTCGAGGTGCGCGCCGGCGAGGTGGTCGGCATTGCGGGCGTGTCCGGCAACGGGCAGAAGGAACTGCTCTACACGCTGTCGGGCGAAGACGTGCGTGCCGAGCCCGCCATGGTTCAGGTGTTCGGCAAGCCGGCCGGCCGGCTGCGGCCGCGCGCGCGGCGCGCCATGGGCCTGCACTTCGTGCCCGAGGAGCGGCTGGGCCGCGGTGCGGTGCCCACGCTCGGACTTGCGCACAACCTGCTGCTCACGCGCGGCAATGCGGTGGGCCGGGGCGGCTGGATCCGCACCGGGGCGCTCGAAAGGCATGCCCGGGCCATCATCGAGCGCTTCAACGTCAAGGCCGGCGGCCCGAATGCTGCGGCGCGCTCGCTCTCGGGCGGCAACCTGCAGAAGTACATCGTCGGCCGCGAGATCGACGCCAACCCCAAGCTCTTCATCGTGTCGCAGCCGACCTGGGGCGTGGACGTGGGCGCGGCCGCGCTCATCCGTGGCGAGATCCTCGCGCTGCGCGATGCCGGCTGCGCGGTGCTGGTGGTCAGCGAGGAGCTCGACGAACTGTTCGACATCAGTGACCGCCTGCACGTGATTGCCAAGGGCCGGCTCTCGCCCTCGATCGACCGCGCGGCCGCCACGCTGCCGCAGATCGGCGAATGGATGAGCGGCCTTTGGGAGAAGAAGAACAACAACAAGGAGGCGACCCATGCTTAA